One part of the Sorangiineae bacterium MSr11954 genome encodes these proteins:
- a CDS encoding LysR family transcriptional regulator encodes MRYAHDVKLTQLNALLAFVTVAEKRGFSAAARALGVSASALSQSVRSLEDRVGVPLLVRTTRSVNVTEAGRRLLERSAGGLREALDAIDEAASRGGEVQGKLRISVPGITIPILVEPLLPLLVQSHPGLELEISVDDRFVDLIAEGYDAGFRLGEAIHKDMVAIRVTPPFRFVVVGSPAYLTRKGRPKKPRDLLKHECIGYRGMTSGALYAWEFQQGKRELEIATRGSVVCNDARIMVAAALRGLGLAYLHEQAVAAHLAEGRLEIVLEAFAPSVPGLFLHCPARAQTIPKVRALIDALRALASSP; translated from the coding sequence TTGCGCTACGCACACGATGTGAAGCTCACGCAGCTCAATGCGCTCCTGGCGTTCGTGACGGTGGCCGAGAAGCGCGGATTTTCGGCGGCGGCGCGGGCGCTCGGGGTTTCGGCTTCGGCGCTGAGTCAGTCGGTGCGGTCGCTGGAGGATCGGGTGGGTGTGCCTCTTTTGGTGCGCACCACGCGGAGCGTCAATGTGACGGAGGCCGGGAGGCGGCTCTTGGAGCGGAGCGCGGGTGGGTTGCGCGAGGCGCTCGATGCCATCGACGAAGCGGCGAGCCGAGGAGGGGAGGTGCAGGGCAAGCTCCGGATCAGCGTCCCTGGGATTACGATCCCCATCCTCGTCGAGCCGCTGCTGCCCTTGCTCGTGCAGTCGCACCCGGGGCTCGAGCTGGAGATCAGCGTCGATGACCGCTTCGTCGATTTGATCGCCGAGGGCTACGACGCGGGCTTCCGTTTGGGCGAAGCGATCCACAAGGACATGGTGGCCATTCGCGTCACCCCGCCTTTTCGGTTCGTGGTCGTGGGCTCGCCCGCGTATTTGACCCGCAAAGGCCGGCCCAAAAAGCCGCGCGATCTGCTGAAGCACGAGTGCATCGGCTACCGCGGTATGACCTCGGGCGCCCTCTATGCGTGGGAGTTCCAACAAGGAAAACGCGAGCTGGAAATCGCCACCCGCGGCTCGGTCGTCTGCAACGACGCGCGCATCATGGTCGCGGCCGCGCTTCGCGGGCTCGGGCTCGCCTACCTCCACGAACAGGCCGTCGCCGCCCACCTCGCGGAGGGCCGCCTCGAGATCGTCCTCGAGGCGTTCGCGCCCTCCGTTCCGGGCCTCTTCCTGCATTGCCCCGCGCGCGCCCAAACCATCCCCAAGGTGCGCGCGCTCATCGACGCGCTTCGCGCCCTCGCGTCTTCGCCGTAG
- a CDS encoding aldo/keto reductase has protein sequence MEYTRLGNTGLVVSRLAFGAMTFGSGNIPSIYKVDEGNARALVDRALAAGINFFDTADAYADGGSERILGQVLGTRRQEVVLTTKVGMRSGANLLQTGLSRRHILSSCDASLTRLGTDYIDLYIVHRFDPITPLEETLEALDSLVRAGKVRYVGYSNWAAWQAAKAVGLQERHGWARFVAAQMYYSLVGRDLEHEVLPFVRDAGIGTLIWSPLASGFLSGKYTRENLQDQNNRLSGFDFLPFDKEAGFQLVEAMRPIAQVHQASVAQVALAWLLQKAGVGTLLLGASKMHQLEDNLGALQVKLSAAEMKTLDERSPHASYYPNWFTDRLRDPQVDQALGGPST, from the coding sequence ATGGAATACACGCGCTTGGGAAACACCGGTCTCGTCGTTTCGCGCCTTGCTTTTGGCGCGATGACCTTCGGCTCAGGCAACATCCCCTCCATTTACAAAGTCGACGAAGGAAACGCGCGTGCCCTGGTCGACCGGGCCCTGGCCGCGGGCATCAACTTCTTCGACACGGCCGATGCGTACGCCGACGGCGGATCCGAGCGGATCTTGGGGCAGGTGCTGGGCACGCGGAGGCAGGAGGTGGTGCTCACCACCAAGGTGGGCATGCGCTCGGGCGCGAATTTGCTGCAAACGGGCCTGTCGCGCCGGCACATTCTGAGCTCGTGCGACGCGAGCCTGACCCGGCTGGGCACCGACTACATCGACCTGTACATCGTGCACCGCTTCGATCCCATCACGCCTCTGGAGGAGACCTTGGAGGCGCTGGACTCGCTCGTTCGCGCAGGCAAGGTGCGCTACGTCGGGTACTCCAACTGGGCCGCGTGGCAAGCGGCAAAGGCCGTGGGCCTGCAGGAGCGCCATGGCTGGGCGCGATTCGTCGCCGCGCAGATGTATTACTCGCTGGTGGGTCGGGATCTGGAGCACGAGGTGCTGCCGTTCGTGCGCGACGCCGGCATCGGCACCCTGATTTGGAGCCCGCTCGCCTCGGGGTTCTTGTCGGGCAAGTACACGCGCGAGAACCTGCAGGACCAGAACAATCGATTGTCGGGCTTCGACTTTTTGCCCTTCGACAAAGAAGCCGGCTTTCAGCTGGTCGAGGCCATGCGCCCCATCGCCCAAGTCCACCAAGCGTCGGTGGCGCAGGTGGCGCTGGCGTGGCTGCTGCAAAAGGCCGGCGTGGGCACCCTGCTCCTCGGCGCCAGCAAGATGCACCAGCTCGAGGACAACCTGGGCGCCCTCCAGGTGAAGCTCTCGGCCGCCGAAATGAAGACCCTCGACGAGCGCAGCCCGCACGCGTCGTACTACCCCAACTGGTTCACCGACCGGCTGCGCGATCCGCAAGTGGATCAGGCGCTGGGCGGCCCGTCGACCTAG
- a CDS encoding acyl-CoA dehydrogenase family protein, which translates to MDLNFTAEEQAFRDEVRAFVRANLPPALSEKVLHAKHLTKDDTLEWHRILHRKGWIGYSWPREFGGTGWSPVERHIFEEECALAGAPTLLPFGLHMVGPVIMAFGSPAQHQRFLPRILSGDDWWCQGYSEPGSGSDLASLQTRAERRGDRYVVNGVKTWNTLGQYANWIFCLVRTDPQARPQAGISFLLMEMSSPGIEVRPIRMLDGAHEVNEVWLENVEVPVENLVGEENKGWTYAKYLLGHERTGIAAVGRSKRELLRLKRIANEQRQGGRPLLEDPRFRDRIAQIEIELMALEITCLRVLAAESERRHRPAPEASLLKIRGSEIQQSISELMLLAVGHHAMPYLPDALEAGWEPDPLLDDSHASLAGRYFNERKVTIYGGSNEIQRNIIAQMILGL; encoded by the coding sequence ATGGATCTGAATTTCACAGCCGAAGAGCAGGCATTTCGCGACGAGGTGCGCGCGTTCGTGCGCGCGAATCTGCCGCCCGCGTTGTCGGAGAAGGTGCTTCACGCCAAGCACCTCACCAAGGACGACACCCTCGAATGGCACCGCATCCTCCACCGCAAAGGCTGGATTGGTTACAGCTGGCCGCGCGAGTTCGGCGGCACCGGGTGGAGCCCCGTGGAGCGCCATATCTTCGAGGAGGAGTGTGCCCTCGCGGGCGCGCCCACGCTCTTGCCCTTTGGCCTGCACATGGTCGGCCCGGTCATCATGGCCTTTGGCAGCCCCGCCCAACACCAGCGATTCTTACCGCGCATTCTGTCGGGTGACGATTGGTGGTGCCAGGGCTACTCGGAGCCCGGCTCCGGCTCGGATCTCGCGTCGCTCCAAACGCGCGCCGAGCGCAGAGGCGATCGCTACGTGGTCAACGGCGTCAAGACGTGGAACACCTTGGGCCAATATGCCAATTGGATCTTCTGCCTGGTGCGCACCGATCCTCAGGCGCGGCCGCAGGCGGGGATCTCGTTCTTGCTCATGGAGATGAGCTCACCCGGGATCGAAGTGCGCCCCATCCGCATGCTCGACGGCGCCCACGAGGTGAACGAGGTGTGGCTGGAGAACGTGGAGGTGCCGGTGGAGAACCTCGTCGGCGAGGAGAACAAAGGCTGGACGTACGCCAAATACCTCCTCGGCCACGAGCGCACCGGCATCGCCGCCGTGGGCCGCTCCAAGCGCGAGCTGCTCCGGCTCAAACGCATCGCCAACGAGCAGCGCCAAGGCGGCCGCCCGCTCCTCGAAGATCCGCGCTTCCGCGATCGCATCGCGCAGATCGAGATCGAGCTGATGGCGCTGGAGATCACCTGCCTCCGCGTGCTGGCCGCCGAATCGGAGCGGCGCCATCGGCCGGCGCCCGAGGCGTCGCTGCTCAAGATTCGGGGCTCGGAGATTCAGCAATCCATCTCGGAGCTGATGCTCCTGGCCGTGGGGCACCATGCGATGCCGTATTTGCCGGACGCCCTGGAGGCCGGGTGGGAGCCCGATCCCTTGTTGGACGACTCCCATGCATCCCTCGCCGGGCGCTATTTCAACGAGCGCAAGGTGACCATTTACGGCGGCTCCAATGAAATTCAACGAAACATCATCGCCCAGATGATCCTCGGGCTCTAG
- a CDS encoding acyl-CoA dehydrogenase codes for MDFQFTEEQKQLRDVLDRFIAKEYGFETRRQIVKEPLGFRRATWEKFAELGLLGLTIPEAHGGFGGGAVDTLLVMEAFGRGLVVEPYLSSVVLSGGLLRELGNEAQKSELLPAIAAGQKLFAFAHYEQGSRYELEHVSARAARKGPAQYALTGKKTVVLHGGSADRFIVSARTSGEAGDAEGISLFLVDARAPGVSLRDYPTQDGQRAAEVALDAVTVADEARLGEEGRALPGIERVVDFAIAALCAEAVGCMGALNAQTLEYVKTRKQFGVPIGKFQVLQHRMADMFIHTEQARSMSYLAAVKVHASDPAERRRALSAAKALVGQSSRFVGQQAIQLHGGMGVTDELEVSHHFKRLTAINLTFGDAEHHLARFSDQMERRGRVDG; via the coding sequence ATGGACTTTCAATTCACCGAAGAGCAAAAGCAGCTGCGCGATGTCCTCGATCGCTTCATCGCCAAAGAATACGGCTTCGAGACGCGCCGTCAGATCGTGAAAGAGCCGCTGGGGTTCCGGCGCGCGACCTGGGAGAAGTTCGCGGAGCTGGGCCTGCTCGGGCTCACCATCCCCGAGGCCCACGGAGGGTTCGGCGGCGGCGCGGTGGACACGCTCCTCGTCATGGAGGCCTTCGGCCGCGGGCTGGTGGTCGAGCCGTACCTGTCCTCCGTCGTCCTCTCGGGCGGGCTCTTGCGCGAATTGGGGAACGAGGCGCAAAAGAGCGAGCTCTTGCCGGCCATCGCCGCGGGGCAAAAGCTCTTTGCGTTTGCCCACTACGAGCAAGGCAGCCGCTACGAGCTGGAGCACGTGTCCGCGCGCGCCGCACGCAAAGGCCCCGCCCAGTACGCGCTCACCGGCAAGAAGACGGTGGTCCTGCACGGCGGGAGCGCCGATCGCTTCATCGTCTCCGCGCGCACCTCGGGCGAGGCGGGCGACGCGGAGGGGATATCGCTGTTCCTCGTCGATGCCCGCGCGCCCGGGGTGAGCCTTCGCGACTACCCCACGCAAGACGGACAGCGCGCGGCCGAGGTGGCGCTGGACGCGGTGACCGTCGCGGACGAGGCGCGCCTCGGCGAGGAGGGGCGGGCGCTCCCGGGCATCGAGCGGGTCGTCGATTTTGCCATCGCGGCGCTGTGCGCGGAGGCGGTGGGGTGTATGGGCGCGCTCAACGCGCAGACCCTCGAGTACGTAAAGACGCGCAAGCAGTTCGGCGTGCCGATCGGCAAGTTCCAGGTCCTGCAGCACCGCATGGCCGACATGTTCATCCACACCGAGCAAGCGCGCTCCATGTCGTATCTGGCCGCGGTCAAGGTCCACGCTTCGGATCCGGCGGAGCGGCGCCGCGCCCTCTCGGCGGCCAAAGCTCTGGTCGGACAATCGAGCCGCTTCGTGGGCCAACAGGCGATCCAATTGCACGGCGGCATGGGGGTCACCGACGAGCTGGAGGTCAGCCACCATTTCAAGCGGCTCACGGCCATCAATTTGACCTTCGGTGACGCCGAGCACCACCTGGCTCGCTTCAGCGACCAAATGGAACGCCGGGGGCGGGTCGATGGATAA